In Schistocerca nitens isolate TAMUIC-IGC-003100 chromosome 10, iqSchNite1.1, whole genome shotgun sequence, a single window of DNA contains:
- the LOC126209914 gene encoding uncharacterized protein LOC126209914: protein MTIMEFDEYLIELVRSHSELYNMTDRRYSDSIWKETLWKEIGEEVGRPGPECKRRWVSLRDQFRKCVIKKTKSGQAAIPKKPWKYEEIVAFLRPYMLERGTVSNITVDICSEDESNSEVSSPIPDIENNSDLSKYKLKTKFTE from the exons ATGACG atAATGGAGTTCGACGAGTATTTGATTGAATTAGTTCGTTCTCATTCAGAGCTATATAATATGACTGATAGGAGATACAGTGATTCCATTTGGAAAGAAACACTGTGGAAGGAAATTGGAGAAGAGGTGGGGCGACCAG GCCCTGAATGCAAGCGACGATGGGTGTCACTGAGAGaccaatttagaaaatgtgttattaAAAAAACAAAGAGTGGACAAGCTGCCATACCCAAGAAGCCATGGAAGTATGAGGAGATTGTGGCTTTCCTGCGCCCATACATGCTGGAGCGGGGAACAGTTTCTAACATAACTGTTGATATTTGTTCAGAGGATGAATCAAACAGTGAGGTGTCATCACCAATTCCGGACATTGAAAATAACAGTGATTTGAG CAAATACAAGCTAAAGACAAAATTTACAGAATAG